From the bacterium genome, the window GGTTCCAACCTGATCACCGTGCTGCACGACATCAGACCGGACGAGGTGTACACTCTCGGCGCACAGTCGCATGTCAGGGTTTCGTTTGACCAGCCGATCTATACAGTGAATGTCGATGCCCTCGGGACGCTGAGACTCCTCGAAGCCATCCGGATGGTCAATCCCCGCATCAGGTTCTATCAGGCATCGTCGAGCGAGATGTACGGCAAGGCGCAGGAATTCCCGCAGACCGAGAAGACACCGTTCTACCCGCGAAGCCCGTACGGATGCGCAAAGGTTTTCTCCTACTGGCAGACCGTGAACTACCGTGAAGCCTACAACCTGTTTGCATGCAACGGTATCCTTTTCAACCATGAATCCCCGCGGAGGGGCGAAACCTTCGTGACACGGAAAATCACCCGCGCCGCTACACGTATCAAGCTCGGACTCGCCGGAAAACTCTTTCTCGGCAATCTCGATGCGCGCCGTGACTGGGGATATGCGGGCGACTATGTCGAGGCGATGTGGCTCATGCTTCAGCACGACAAACCCGGCGATTATGTCATAGCCACCGGTGAAACCCATTCGATACGGGAATTCCTCGATGAGACGTTCGGATATCTCGATCTCGACTGGCATGAATATGTCGAAATCGACCCCCGTTATTACCGGCCCACCGAAGTCGATGTACTTCTTGGCGATGCCTCCAGGGCTCGCACGACGCTCGGATGGACGGTAAAGGTCACCTTCAGGGAGCTCGTACGGATGATGGTCGATGCTGACATGAAACTGGCCGAACGTGAGCGCGTTGTACAAAATTACGAAAACGGTGCGCAGTCATGATCCGGACAGACGATGATTTCTGGAAAAAACGCCGTATCGTGGTGACTG encodes:
- the gmd gene encoding GDP-mannose 4,6-dehydratase encodes the protein GSNLITVLHDIRPDEVYTLGAQSHVRVSFDQPIYTVNVDALGTLRLLEAIRMVNPRIRFYQASSSEMYGKAQEFPQTEKTPFYPRSPYGCAKVFSYWQTVNYREAYNLFACNGILFNHESPRRGETFVTRKITRAATRIKLGLAGKLFLGNLDARRDWGYAGDYVEAMWLMLQHDKPGDYVIATGETHSIREFLDETFGYLDLDWHEYVEIDPRYYRPTEVDVLLGDASRARTTLGWTVKVTFRELVRMMVDADMKLAERERVVQNYENGAQS